From Leptodactylus fuscus isolate aLepFus1 chromosome 11, aLepFus1.hap2, whole genome shotgun sequence, one genomic window encodes:
- the LOC142185046 gene encoding bile salt-activated lipase-like, whose amino-acid sequence MAPLLNLLAFSSLLVAAHTATLGVVHTEGGFVEGTSKKIGVISPDYIDIFKGIPFAAPTKVLEKPEKHPGWSGTLKTTEYKPRCLQANLMQNDVRGDLDCLYLNIWVPQSRSAVSTKLPVMVWIYGGGFLLGGGQGANFLDNYLYDGEELALRGKVIVVTFNYRVGPLGFLSTGDANAPGNYGLWDQHMAIAWVKRNIAAFGGDADNITIFGESAGAASVSLQTLTPYNVGLIKRAISQSGVGLCPWAIQRDPLMWAKQLGAKVGCPVNDTASLANCLKQTDAKAITMAYKLELINLAYPLVHYLAFSPVIDGDFIPDEPRNLFGNAANVDYLAGVNNMDGHLFAGVDVPNINRPLQRVTPDEVHKLVQGLTLLKGTAALDIAYDLYTDTWGANPDQEVVKKTVIELETDYIFLVPTQEALALHFQHAKNAKTYSYVFSHSTRMPVYPSWVGADHADDLQYMFGKPFVNKLAYRPQDRDVSEAMMAYWTNFAATGDPNKGNSKVPTPWLVYSTTNGQYLEIDKKITYKSMKQDLRSPFVRFWVTTFQNLPSP is encoded by the exons ATGGCGCCCCTGCTGAATCTGTTGGCGTTTTCCAGCCTGTTGGTGGCCGCTCATACTGCGACG TTGGGCGTGGTGCACACAGAAGGGGGATTTGTGGAAGGAACCAGTAAGAAAATTGGCGTAATCTCTCCAGATTATATCGATATATTCAAGGGGATCCCATTTGCTGCGCCGACTAAAGTTCTGGAAAAACCTGAAAAACATCCCGGCTGGTCAG GAACCCTGAAAACCACGGAGTACAAGCCACGCTGCTTGCAGGCCAACCTGATGCAGAATGATGTGCGAGGAGACCTGGACTGCCTGTACCTGAATATTTGGGTCCCCCAGTCCCGCTCCGCAG TGTCGACAAAATTACCCGTCATGGTCTGGATTTACGGCGGAGGGTTTCTGCTCGGGGGTGGACAAGGAGCCAACTTCTTAGACAACTACCTGTATGATGGAGAGGAGCTGGCCCTGCGAGGGAAAGTCATTGTGGTGACCTTCAACTATCGTGTGGGACCCCTGGGATTCCTTAGCACTGGAGATGCCAACGCCCCTG GAAATTACGGTCTGTGGGACCAGCACATGGCCATCGCATGGGTGAAGAGGAACATCGCTGCCTTTGGAGGAGACGCTGATAACATCACCATCTTTGGAGAGTCGGCCGGAGCTGCCAGCGTCTCCCTGCAG ACCCTCACTCCTTACAATGTGGGACTGATCAAGCGAGCCATCAGCCAGAGTGGGGTAGGACTGTGCCCATGGGCTATACAGCGGGATCCTCTCATGTGGGCCAAACAG CTGGGAGCAAAAGTCGGGTGCCCCGTGAATGACACTGCCAGCCTGGCGAACTGCCTGAAACAGACCGATGCCAAGGCCATCACCATGGCGTATAAACTGGAATTAATCAACTTAGCTT ACCCCCTGGTGCACTATTTGGCCTTCTCCCCGGTCATTGATGGAGATTTTATCCCAGACGAGCCCCGGAATCTCTTTGGCAATGCAGCGAATGTGGATTATTTAGCCGGAGTCAACAACATGGACGGACATCTTTTTGCCGGCGTTGATGTTCCAAATATTAACCGCCCCCTCCAGAGAGTGACCCC GGACGAAGTGCACAAGTTGGTGCAGGGGCTGACACTTCTTAAAGGCACCGCAGCCCTGGACATCGCGTATGACCTGTATACTGATACCTGGGGAGCGAACCCTGATCAGGAGGTCGTGAAGAAGACTGTAATCGAACTGGAGACTGACTACATCTTCCTGGTCCCCACCCAAGAAGCTCTAGCACTTCACTTCCAGCATGCCAA GAACGCCAAGACCTACAGTTATGTGTTCTCTCATTCAACTCGTATGCCCGTCTACCCCAGCTGGGTGGGCGCTGATCACGCCGATGACCTCCAGTACATGTTTGGTAAACCATTCGTAAACAAACTGGCCTACAGACCCCAGGACAGGGACGTCTCCGAGGCCATGATGGCTTACTGGACCAACTTCGCTGCAACCGG GGATCCAAACAAAGGAAACTCTAAGGTCCCGACTCCTTGGTTAGTTTACTCAACAACGAACGGACAATACCTGGAAATCGACAAAAAGATCACATATAAATCCATGAAGCAGGATCTGCGCTCCCCTTTTGTCAGGTTTTGGGTCACGACCTTCCAAAATCTTCCCAGCCCGTAA